A window of the Hordeum vulgare subsp. vulgare chromosome 5H, MorexV3_pseudomolecules_assembly, whole genome shotgun sequence genome harbors these coding sequences:
- the LOC123399207 gene encoding uncharacterized protein LOC123399207, whose translation MWWWRRRKFRLNGVDVHCSVHRLHYFVRVQVRSSRSGKDPGRERRRRRFTRSTGRPSTVATTGAMPKTWCMAAETVPAATEPAKIAGVAVVAAKSANTMTTATAVSTSTAVTNEVQEEG comes from the coding sequence ATGTGGTGGTGGAGGCGCCGCAAGTTCCGGCTCAACGGCGTCGACGTCCATTGCTCCGTCCACAGGCTCCATTACTTCGTCCGCGTACAAGTTCGGAGCAGCCGGTCCGGCAAGGATCCAGGCCGGGAGCGGCGCCGGCGCCGGTTCACGCGAAGCACCGGAAGGCCCAGCACCGTGGCGACCACGGGCGCCATGCCTAAGACGTGGTGCATGGCGGCGGAAACCGTTCCGGCGGCCACCGAACCGGCGAAGATCGCGGGCGTGGCGGTTGTGGCGGCGAAGTCCGCCAACacaatgacgacggcgacggctgTGTCGACGTCGACCGCCGTCACGAATGAGGTGCAGGAAGAAGGATAG
- the LOC123399397 gene encoding uncharacterized protein LOC123399397, producing MWLLWWHVVMLVGGGWIANGWIRGMKHIWFHRLLHPVSQQLLLPPTSITEVCTSTTNLPHRWQPHQCGEEGPGAASSSSSEEDPPGRCVPGATPLEWPLANPRFTGLHRPGRRPACCSTARGTMCEWRGTEGPLEVLAMLLKTSPRATVGVGRRSPRLALDEETRATTTSCVGVGDGRREESGCACSAGSTGSASSWTT from the coding sequence atgtggttgttgtggtggcaCGTGGTGATGTTGGTGGGTGGTGGATGGATAGCTAATGGATGGATAAGAGGCATGAAACACATCTGGTTCCATCGTCTTCTCCATCCCGTTAGCCAGCAATTGCTACTTCCACCAACCTCCATCACTGAAGTCTGCACAAGCACCACCAACCTCCCCCACCGGTGGCAGCCTCACCAGTGCGGAGAAGAAGGCCCCGGCGCggcgtcctcttcctcctctgaaGAAGACCCTCCAGGCAGGTGCGTCCCGGGAGCAACTCCATTGGAGTGGCCATTGGCCAACCCAAGGTTCACCGGGCTCCATCGTCCCGGGCGACGGCCGGCGTGCTGCAGCACGGCGCGTGGCACTATGTGCGAGTGGCGGGGCACTGAGGGACCGTTGGAGGTGCTCGCCATGTTGTTGAAGACCTCCCCACGCGCAACAGTTGGCGTGGGGAGGCGCAGCCCAAGACTAGCGCTTGACGAGGAAACACGAGCGACGACAACCTCGTGCGTCGGCGTCGGAGATGGAAGACGCGAGGAGTCCGGTTGTGCATGCTCCGCGGGCAGCACGGGCTCGGCTTCCTCCTGGACCACGTAG
- the LOC123395650 gene encoding uncharacterized protein LOC123395650, whose amino-acid sequence MGPAAAWEERRTLVLVNLASIMERADEALLPAVYREVGAALHATPTGLGALTLYRSIVQAACYPLAAYAASRHNRAHVIAVGAFLWAAATFLVAISETFLQVAVSRGLNGIGLALVIPAVQSLVADSTDDDHRGTAFGWLQLTSSIGSIIGGFSALLLAPTTIFGIEGWRFAFHLVAAISVVVGALVWFFAVDPNFRTDVASAAEKRSAWDEARELLREAKSVIQIPTFQIFVAQGVSGSFPWSAMSFLSMWLELIGFSHADTAVYMTVFAVATSLGGLLGGKMGDALAQRYPNAGRIVLSQISAGSAVPLAGILLLGLPDDPSSGLAHGLVLFVMGLIISWNSAATNSPIFAEIVPVKSRTSIYALDRSFESILASFAPPAVGFLSQHLYGFRLADGGAGKATAERDRENAASLAKALYTAIAIPMTVCALIYSLLYRTYPRDRERARMQSLIGSELHHMELVEEGLDGDERFELFETEADDSDVGTKKLLANRES is encoded by the exons ATGGggccggcggcggcgtgggaggaACGGCGGACGCTTGTTCTGGTGAACCTGGCGTCCATCATGGAGCGCGCCGACGAGGCGCTGCTGCCGGCGGTGTACAGGGAGGTCGGAGCCGCCCTGCACGCCACGCCCACGGGCCTCGGCGCGCTCACACTCTACCGCTCCATCGTGCAGGCCGCGTGCTACCCGCTGGCCGCCTACGCCGCTTCCCGCCACAACCGCGCCCACGTCATCGCCGTGGGCGCGTTTCTCTGGGCCGCCGCCACCTTCCTCGTCGCCATCTCCGAAACCTTCCTCCAG GTAGCGGTTTCCAGAGGCCTGAACGGCATCGGCCTAGCGCTCGTCATACCGGCGGTACAGTCACTGGTGGCCGACTCCACCGACGACGACCACCGCGGCACGGCCTTCGGGTGGCTGCAGCTGACCAGCAGCATAGGGTCCATCATCGGGGGCTTCTCCGCCCTGCTACTGGCGCCGACCACCATCTTCGGGATCGAGGGATGGCGCTTcgcgttccacctcgtggcggccatCAGCGTCGTGGTGGGCGCCCTCGTGTGGTTCTTCGCCGTCGACCCCAACTTCCGGACGGACGTGGCATCGGCGGCGGAGAAACGGTCCGCGTGGGACGAGGCCAGGGAGCTGCTCAGGGAGGCCAAGTCGGTGATCCAGATCCCGACGTTCCAGATCTTCGTGGCGCAGGGCGTGAGCGGCTCGTTCCCGTGGTCGGCGATGTCGTTCCTGTCCATGTGGCTGGAGCTCATCGGGTTCAGCCACGCGGATACCGCCGTCTACATGACCGTGTTCGCCGTCGCGACGTCCCTGGGCGGCCTCCTCGGCGGCAAGATGGGCGACGCCCTCGCCCAGCGGTACCCGAACGCCGGCAGGATCGTGCTGTCGCAGATCAGCGCCGGCTCGGCCGTGCCTCTCGCCGGCATCCTGCTCCTCGGCCTCCCGGATGATCCGTCCAGCGGCCTCGCGCACGGGCTCGTCCTCTTCGTCATGGGACTCATCATTTCCTGGAATTCAGCCGCCACAAACAG CCCGATCTTCGCAGAGATCGTGCCGGTGAAGTCGAGGACGAGCATCTACGCGCTGGATAGGTCGTTCGAGTCGATCCTGGCCTCGTTCGCGCCGCCGGCCGTGGGCTTCCTGTCGCAGCACCTGTACGGGTTCAGGCTGGCGGACGGCGGCGCGGGGAAGGCCACCGCCGAGAGGGACCGGGAGAACGCGGCGTCGCTGGCCAAGGCGCTGTACACGGCCATCGCGATCCCGATGACGGTCTGCGCGCTCATATACTCGCTGCTGTACCGCACGTACCCGCGGGACAGGGAGCGCGCGCGGATGCAGTCGCTGATCGGGTCGGAGCTGCACCACATGGAGCTGGTCGAGGAGGGCCTCGACGGCGACGAGCGGTTCGAACTCTTCGAAACCGAGGCGGATGACAGTGATGTGGGAACCAAGAAGCTGCTGGCGAACCGGGAGTCGTGA